Below is a genomic region from Henckelia pumila isolate YLH828 chromosome 3, ASM3356847v2, whole genome shotgun sequence.
GTTTCTGTTTTTAATGTTTGTTATTTAAGTGTAATGGTTGctatttatttttcagaaaGCTGCTAAATGGTCTGAGAGAAAAGAGGCTGTTACTGAATTGAACAAACTTGCATCCACAAAACTGATTGCTCCCGGAGATTTTTCAACAGTTTGCCTAACATTAAAAAAGGTTGGTACCCCACTTTGTTCAAGTatttttttgcaatattttttatCTTCTTTTTTGGTAGAAATACAGTTTTTTGTGTGATGATACGTCAAGTGGTACTTCCTTTCTAGTGACTCATAaagtacttgattttgatcatgaCATTGATCTTTTTCTTTAATCTACTACTCTACTCATAGTAGAGTAGTAGACTCTTTTGACTAAATTCAATGCcatttactaatacatatacaaacaaataaaccCTAAGTAAATTAATATGTATCTGCTAGCTCCAAGATCaaataatatttacatatatgatGACAAAGAAAGTAGattaaatctgaaaaaaaaagttgagatTTTATGTGCTAATTAATCTCACAAACCCACAAATTTTGACCTAAAAAGTTAAAAGATTGAAGGGTACTGTATCTAAAACCCATTAATTAACAGTACGAACAGTAATTACTTACCTTTTATATatctattttaataaataagtaaggtgttttggattttataattataagttattttggattctattttaataaataaggtattttggattttaataAAGATAGAGATAGTGTCATCTTCTACCTCTCCCACGCCCTGCCACCCGGCCCCATTTCACCCTTCATTATTGCAATTTGCACTCCCCCCTTTATTTTCTTGTTAAGTGCTAATGTGAATTATACAATATATGGGTCCAGTGCTTTATTCATCCCCATATTTTTCCCCACTACATCTCTGTTACAGAGAGGCCCATTTTTCCTGCTATGTAACAGTCCCTATCTTGCTTTTGATAGATTGCTTCAGGGCTTGTTCATAATATATATGTCCTTTAAAGTCCACAAACCCTTTGTGTTTTAAGTGCCTGAAATGAAAACCCTTGGTTAATGACTCACTTTTGTGTTAAAAGGAAGTCCTTTAAATAGTATTTCAGAGATGATGATTCTTGATGGGGTCTGAGGCTCTGAATCCTTCAGTTTTCTTGGATTTTTGAATTCTTGGATGAAATGAAATCCCACTGTTCTTTTCCTTTATTCTTCTTCATGCAAGTGAATCAAAACAGCTCACTTTATGCATTTGGCCTTTCGTTTCTTGTTGCGTTGTTTTTTCAGACTTGTGGTGGGGTTTGAGTACTTTCTTGTTCTTTGATAGCTTCTCTGCTTCTTTATTCTTTATattaaaattgtaaaaaaaaaaaaaaaaaaccacagcTAATTTCGACGCTGTATTTGGCTATTGATTTGTACACTGTTTAGGGATAAATGGTAACCAATGATTTCCTACATTTACTTCTGGTCAATTTATAAGTTTCATATTCAAGGCTCTCACTTTTCGTATTTTTTACCTCTTGGCTAGCACATCATCAATTGCTCCCTCGTGTATCTTTGAATATTTTACTTTCATATCATTCCAGGGACTGAAATCAGCTGGGAGCTTCCAAGGACACACAGGTTTgtcttaataatattttgatgaaaataGATTCAGATCGAGAAAGAAACtattgttttatttgttccattACTTCAATTTAATAATGACTGGAGCTGATAAAGGCAGACATTTCAAACTTTTCATATTCCATTCTAAAGGTGAAAAAAAGGAATCAGATGTCATGTGAACTTTTAGTTTTCTCAACAATGTCCACTCCATTAATTTTGGGATCCTTTCTATGCATATATATGAATGTTGTGTTCTAAAATCACTAATTAGGGTGTTACATTCCAtgatataaatcatgcaatgtTCCGTATGGTAGGCATGCCAACTCTTCCCCCACCTCCAGTTATCTGACCGCCTCGCCCCAATTCGACGATTGAATGAGTTAAGAATGAAATTTTGGAAACTTatagattatttgaaattttccaaTTTATGTTCAGAAGTCATTCTGAAccttctattttttttagttttttttttaattttaagattaaaATCTCTTGCAAAGTCTAACTTCAAGAGTTTGTGAAGTTACCATTTAAAATACCATTTCTTGACAttaaaaaataggaaaaaaaataaagagttTGCTAGGGAAAAAAGTTTGAAAGATACCATTCTGGacattaaaaaaacaataattttctTCATTTCTTATTTCTGATTTTTGAAGTATGACCATCAAATTTGTTGCTTACttgtaaaattcattttttttgggtgatttttatcatttataccTTCTTTAACCTGACCATGCTTTTAGAGTTCTTTGCATCATTTTTTAATGTCAAGAAATGGTATTATAAATGAAGCACAAAAAATTGGTATGAAGATCTAtgatttgcattttttttatcaaagctAAGAAATATGCAAATTGCATCATTTTTTTAATCTCCAGAAATAGTATTTTTCACTGCTTTGTATCAAAAAATATGTCCCAAACTTGCATTTATGTTCGGCTGGTTTATGTCGAGTTCACTACGATAAAGCTGCTAAATAAATTGTTTATGgttgttttttaattatttttttacttgAGGCTTGTGTTTTGATCTTGTTGTATAATGTACAATTTTTTGAAGGTAGATTTTGACTGATTAGTTATTAAAAAGATGGACAAAGAGTGGATGTCAAAAAATAGGTTATCACATGAATATGAGGTTGGGGTAGAGTCTTTCTTGAAGTTTGCAATGTGAAACGCTACCGATCCGAATGAAATAGCTTGCCCATGTTCAAGATGTGGTAATCTGAAGCTGAAAGATGTTGACACTATAAGAGCACATTTGTGTTGTAATGGCATAGATTTAACATATCATAAATGGATTTGGCATGGGGAAAGATCTATGATTGACAACTCAATGAATTAAAGTGATCAAGTAGGGCGAGATGAACAAAAAACTTTTGCTGAGGACCCTTTTGATATGGTACATGCAGCATACGACAGTTATGCTGAAAATCCAAACCAATTCCATAAGCTACTTGAAGATGCCGAGAAACCTTTGTTTCCTGGATGTACTAAATTTACAAAGTTATCAGCACTTGTGAAATTGTATAACTTGAAGGCAAAATATAGTTGGAGTGATAAAAGTTTCACAGACATACTTAGTTTGTTCGGAGAAATGCTTCCAGATGACAATGAATTGCCTTCATCTTTGTTCGATGCAAAGAAAAGCTTGTGTGCATTAgggatgaattatgtgaaaattCATGCTTGTCCGAATGATTGTATCTTATACCGGGAGGAGTACGAGGGT
It encodes:
- the LOC140886641 gene encoding protein MOR1-like, which produces MWVQVYSLDLHYSRDHHCKAAKWSERKEAVTELNKLASTKLIAPGDFSTVCLTLKKGLKSAGSFQGHTGIGSLRILTRFRHSTISSFL